GTGAAGCCGAGCGGTGCCTGCTGGCCCGGGGTCACGAGTGCTAGCTTGGCATCGCGATGGTCCCGGATGCCGCGATCGATGTCGATACCGTCAGCATCCACAGGTATCGGGGCGACGCTGAGGCCTGCGAGCTCAAGGCCCTTTCGGGACCACGGAAAGCCTGGCTCTTCGAACCAAGCTGTCCGGCCCGCGAGCTTGAGGACGCTGAGCGCGAGGCCAAGCCCGCCTGAGAAGCCGGCCGTGATGAAGACCTGGGACGGCAGGCAGGTGATCCCCCGCGCGACGGCGAGATAGCCGGCGATTTCGCGTCTCAGTTCCAATTCGCCGCGGGGATCGGGGTAGAGCGGGGCCGAGCTTGCCTCCGCGCGGACCGATTGCGCGCGGAGCCGAGTGAACAGGGTCGCGGGGAAGGTGTCGGTCGCAGGAATGCCCATCTGGAAGAGCGCTGGGCCCTGCGTCATCTCCTGATACAGGCCGATGAACCCGCCTTCATCCGGTGGCGTTGCGGAATGAATGATCGCGCGCGGCCGCCGGGCGACGCGTGTCCCCGCCGCACGCGAGGCTTCGATCAGCTGGGCCGCCGAGAGTTTCTCATAGGCGGTCCGTACAGTCCCGCGCGCGACGCCGAGTTGGGCGGCGAGATCCTGCCATGAAGGGAGGCGAGCGCCCGGTTCCAGGACGCCGCCCTCGATCGCTGCGACGATACCGCATCGTATCTGTTCGGCCAGAGGCGTCCTCGCCGAGCGATCAAGGGCGAGTTCGAAGGGTTCGGTCATGCCGGCGTGGTCCAGCCTTTATTGGGGTTCTTGGTGCTTTTCTGTAGCCCAAGTGGGGCGCATCTTGAACGGGTAGTTGGAGAAAGCCCATGAAAGGCCTCGGCATCCTTGCTGCCGGTTGTGCAGTCCTCAGCCTCGCGATCGCAAGGCCCACGCCCGCAGATGCGGCGGAGGCCGCCACGGTCGGCGATCTGTCGGAAGTCGCCATTCCCGCCAGCCCATTGGCGCGCGACGCGGCTGAGGCCGTGCGCAGCGCCGAAGGCGAATTCCTCTATCAGCACTCGGTACGCGTCTATTACTGGGCGGCTCTGGCCGGCAGGCGCAAGGGCCTGAAGTTCGACCCCGAACTGCTCTACATCGCGGCCATGTTCCACGATTTCGGCCTGACTGCCGGCTATGGTGGCAGCCACCTGCGCTACGAGGTCGACGGTGCGAACGCGGCCCGAGACTTCCTGCGGAAACATGGCGTCTCGGAAGCCGAAAGCCAGAAGATGTGGTTCGCGATCGCGCTGCACACGACGAACGGGGTCTCGCCGCATCTGCATCCGATCGCCGCATTGCTTGCGGAAGCTGCGAACATGGATCTGGTCGGCGCCGGCTACAACGACTTCACCGCCGCCCAGCGGAGCGCCGTCGATGCAGTGCATCCCCATCCTCCGCGATTTGCCGAGGATTTCCTGCAGACGCTCTACGACAGCCTCAAGCATCGGCCCGAGACGACCCAGGGCACCGGCCTTGCCGACGTTATGGCCTACAAGGATCCCGATTTCCGCCGCCGGGACTTCAGCAGCCTGATGCTGAAGTCGCCCTGGGCCGCCGCAAAGTGACCATTGGAAGGAGAATGCCGATGACGCCCCGCACCCTCGTCACTGCCTTTGCCTGCGCTGCTCTTGCGATCGCGGGGCCAGCCGCGGCGCATGACGGCCGCGCCGAAACTGTCACGCCAAAATTCGACCAGGCGATCCCGAACATCCCGGGAAAGTCGCTGGTCGCGGTCGAGGTTGACTACGCGCCGGGTGCGGCCTCTCCGCCGCACGCCCATGCCAAGTCCGCTTTTATCTTCGCCTATGTCGTCGCGGGCGCGATCGAGTCAAAAGTGAACGACGGCGATACGCGGGTCTATCGCGCCGGCGAGAGCTGGTCCGAGCCGCCAGGCGCGACCCACAGCGTCAGCCGCAATGCCAGCAGCAGCAGTCCCGCCAGGCTGCTCGCAGTCTTCGTCGTCGATTCCGATGACAAAACGCTCACCACCCCCCTTGAAGTAGGACCGAAGAGGAGCGAACCTATGTCGCAGAGACTGGACTATAACCGGGTCGCACCCGGCGGCGCCAAGGCGCTGGGCGGGGTCTATGCCTACGTCATGCAGAGCGGCCTCGACGCCGAGCTGGTGGATTTGGTCTACTTGCGGGTCTCCCAGATTAACGGCTGCGCCTATTGCCTCGACATGCACACGCGCGACCTCGTCAAAAAGGGTGTTAAGATCGAGAAGCTGGCGCTGGTTCAAGCCTGGCGCGAAGGTGGCAGCCTGTTCACCGAGGTGGAACGCGCCGCCCTGGCCTGGGCCGAGAGCGTAACCCTCGTCGCTGAGACGGGCGTGCCGGACAGCGCCTATGAAGCCGCGCGCTCCGTGTTCGACGAGAAGCAACTCGTCGACCTCACGATCGCGATCAGCCTGATGAACGGCTACAACCGCATGGCAATCAGCTTCCGCAACAGGCCGCAGGCGGTCCACGAAAGCTGATGGGGGCGGAGCCATGACGATCGCCGAAAGAGCGGGGATGAAGATTCCAGACAGCAAGCTCGCACGCGAGGTGACGCAGTTCATCCGCGACACGGAAAGCGACCTGCTCTTCCGCCATTCCCAGCGCGTCTACTGCTGGGGCGCCCTTATGGGCGCGCGGACCGGTCTCAGCTTCGATCCGGAACTGCTCTATGCCGCGGCGATGTTCCACGACATCGGCCTTACCGAGCACTACGGACATAGCCATCATCGCTTCGAAGTGGACGGGGCCAATGCGGCCCGCGATTTCCTGAGGCAGCGCGGGATCTCCGAGCGCAATGTCGAGACGGTATGGAACGCCGTTGCGCTCCATACGACGCCGGGCATCCCGGAATTCATACGCCCCGAGATCGCGCTGGTGCAGGCAGGCGCCGGAATGGACGTCGCTGGCCGTGGCTACGAGACGTTCACGGATGCCCAGCGCGATGCGGTCGTCGCTGCCTTTCCGCGCGAGGACGACTTCAAGCACGGGATCATCGACGCCTTCTATCAGGGCATGAAGCATCGCCCGGACAGCACGTTCGGAACGTTCAACGACGATGTGCTGGCGTTCAAGGATCCGCAGTTCCGGCGGATCGACATGTGCAGCGTAATCCTGGCTTCAAGCTGGAGTGGCTGATGCGACCTGTGCTGGTAGCCCAGTCGTAGTGCAGGAATTTTCCGCGTTCTTGGTCCTTTCCCTTGATCCAGCGAGTGCCATCTTGGGTTCGAAAAATTGACCGAGGAGAGTATGGCCATGAAGGCGATCGTGGTGACGGACCTAGCTGCTGGAACGGCAGGGATGAAGCTGGTGGAACGGCCTGCGCCGCAACCGTCGATAAACGATGTCGTCGTTCAGATTCATGCAGCGGGCTTCGTCAACACGGAGCTCGATTGGCCTTCTACCTGGACGGACCGCCTGGACCGCGACCGGACGCCTTCGATCCCCGGGCACGAACTGGCCGGCGTGGTCACCGCTCTCGGCTACGGCACGACAGGGCTATCGGTAGGGCAGCGGGTGTTCGGCCTTTCGGATTGGTCGCGCGACGGCACTCTGGCGGAGTACGCGGCAATCGAGGCGCGCAATCTCGCGCCGCTGCCGGGTGATGTCGATTTTGCGACAGGAGCGAGTCTGCCGATCTCGGGCCTGACGGCGTGGCAGGGATTGGTCGTGCACGGCCAGCTTCGGGCAGGGCAGGCGGTCGTAGCGCATGGCGCGGCGGGGGCGGTCGGCTCAATGGTGACCCAACTCGCACGTGAGCTAGGGGCTTATGTCATCGGCACGGGGCGCGGCGCCGATCGCCAGGCTGCGCTCGATTTCGGAGCCAATGAATTCGTCGATCTCGACAACGAGCGACTGGAAGATGTCGGCGAAGTCGATCTCGTGTTCGATCTCATTGGCGGCGATATTGCCGCACGATCGGCGCGCTTGGTTCGGGCCGGTGGGACGCTGGTGTCCATTGTCGGACCGTCCGACGTACGACCGAAAGAAGGTTTGGCGATCGATTTCGTCGTTGAGGCCGATCGGGCCCAACTGACCGAGATCGTCCAGCGGGTCAGGGACGGGCGGCTGCGGACAAACATTGGCATGGTTGTGCCTCTGGAAGAGGCTGTCGTTGCCTTCAATCCGACCAAGAGGCGACCAGGCAAGACGGTCATTTGCGTTCACCCTTGAGGGCGCGGAAGGGGGGACGGCTCCTGCCGCGCAGAATGGCGTCGTCCTCCCCGCGGTCCGCATGCGGCGAAGCGGGCTAAGCGCTGCGCCTCAACGCTTCGCCTTTCCGAGGTCTTATGTCGCAAGTCGACTGGTTGAGCACACTCCTTCAGATGATCACGATCAGCGGCCGGATCGAGGTGCGCTGCGCCTACGGCGCGCCATGGCGCGTGGCTTGGGACCGAGCTCCCGCCCGCGAGATTCCCTATCACGTCGTCCTCAAGGGAAAGGCCATTATCGAAGATCCGGAAGGCAGGACCGTCAGAGAGCTGGCAGGCGGAGATATCGTCCTGTTGCCACATGGTTCGTCGCACGTGCTTCACGATGGCAGCGGAAATGCGCCTGCCCCGACGCACGAGCGCTTCGTGGCAGGACTGATGGTCAGCGAAAACGACAGCCATGGCGAGCCACTCGACATGTTGTGCGGCCGGTTCCTCGTCGGGCCACCGCACGATCGCCTGATCCGCAGCTACTTGCCAACAGATCTGATCGTTCGGGCCGGAAACGACGATGATCCTCCTGGCGCTGTCCCGGCGTCTACGCAGCTGGCCGACCTCGTCGGGCTGATGCGGATGGAGTCCGCCGGTGACAAGGCCGGAGCCCAAGCCGTCCTGAACTCACTCTCTTCGGCGCTTTTTGCTCTGGTGCTTCGAGCGGCAAGCGCATCGAACCAGGTTTCCGAAGGTCTCTTGGCGCTAGCTGGTCACGTTCGTCTCGCTCCCGCCATTTCGGCGATGTTCGCCGACCCGGCGCGCGCCTGGAGCCAGCCAGACCTGGCAGGCCTATGCGGCATGTCGCGCGCGACCTTCGTTCGCCACTTCCAGGACAAGCTCGGGCGCTCAGCCGCCGACCTGTTGATCGACATTCGCATGAGCCTAGCGGCAAACGAGCTGAAGAAGCCTGGGGTTGGCACTGAAGCCGTCGCCGATCTGGTCGGGTATCAATCCGTTTCAGCTTTTCGGCGCGTTTTTAGCGCGACCATGGGCATGACGCCCGGCCAATGGCGTCGTCAGGCACGCGAAACCGCGTAGCCTTTTGTGGGCATCGAATGACTCCGGCAATTTTGAGCGTTCGGAGCACTTATTTGAGCCGTTCGCGTCTCGAAGGAAATGGCTGCCCGCGGTTAGAAATGGCCCGTCAAATCCATGAATAGGAATGTGCCATGACAAACCAGGTTATAGAAAACATTCTCGGTCGAAGTGCGGCCAAGTATTATGATCCGACGGCGGTGCTCAGTGACGAGCAAATTCGTGAACTCGTGCGCATCGGAACTTCTGCGCCGACTTCATTCCATCTGCAGAACTGGCGCTTCATCGCCGTCCGAACGCCGGAGGCGAAAGCGCGCCTCAGTCCGATCGCCTGGAGCCAGCCGCCGATCACCGAAGCAGCGGTCACCTTCATCATCATCATCGGCCAACTAGCCGATGCCAGCGTCGTTCCGCATCGCCTGGCTCCTGTCGTCGAGGCAGGCATCATGCCGGCGCATCTGATCCCCGAATGGGAAAATCCGGCGCGAGGTCTCTACGACAGCAATGCGCAGCTCCAGCGGGACGAGGCAATCCGCACCGCCACCTTTGGCGCCGCCGCGATAATCTACGCTGCTCGCTCACTCGGCTGGGGATCGACACCGATGATTGGGTTCGACTTCGATGCGGTGTCCCGCGAGTTCAGTCTCGCCGACAACGAGGTGCCGGCGCTGCTCTTGTCCGTAGGGCCTGAGCGTCAGGGGAACTGGCCGCAGAAGCCGCGGCTCCCGGTGCTCGACGTCCTCCATTTCGCATAATTTTCCGACAGTAACTCAATATCTTCAGGAGACCACCATGCCCCGCACTACCGCACTGCGCCCGGAACACATCCCGGCCGAATCCAGGCCCGCGCTCGACACCTTCACCAAAAATATTGGCTTCACGCCCAACATGATGACGGCCTTCGCGCATAGCCCGATCGCCTTCAATGCGTGGGCGACACTGCTCGGATCGCTCAGCAAGGCGCTCGACGTGAAGACCCGCGACAGCATCGGCCTCGCCGTGTCCGAAGTGAATGGCTGCAATTACTGCCTGACCGTTCACAGCTACACGGCCGAGCACATGGCGAAACTGCCGGAAGACGAGATCATTCTCGCTCGAAAAGGCCATGCCAGCGAGCCGAAGCGGGATGCCGCCGTCCAATTCGCGCGCAAGGTCATCGAAACTCGTGGTCACGTCACGGACGCCGACTTGGAGGCCGTCGTCGGCGCCGGTTACACCCATGCCAATGTGATGGAGATCGTTGCTCTGGTCGCGATGTTTTCGCTGACGAACTTCTTCAACAATGTCTTCGACCCCGAGAAAGACTTTCCGGCTGTCTGGCCAGCAGGCTCACTCTGACCGGAACTGTCCCCCGTAGCATCCGTCGTTCGTCGGAGGCTACGGGGTCGTGGGACTTGCCACTTACGCACGTCGGAACGCGAACGTGTCGCCGGCGCGGGTGGACGTAAACACGAAATGACGGAAGCAATAGAGATGGAAGATGCACCTCGCATCGGTGCGAGGATCACCGACAAATCGGCAATACCCGATGACGAAATGGTCCATTCTTGGATCGGAACTGAGGCATTCGCATATTGGCTCG
The window above is part of the Novosphingobium sp. G106 genome. Proteins encoded here:
- a CDS encoding PLP-dependent aminotransferase family protein yields the protein MTEPFELALDRSARTPLAEQIRCGIVAAIEGGVLEPGARLPSWQDLAAQLGVARGTVRTAYEKLSAAQLIEASRAAGTRVARRPRAIIHSATPPDEGGFIGLYQEMTQGPALFQMGIPATDTFPATLFTRLRAQSVRAEASSAPLYPDPRGELELRREIAGYLAVARGITCLPSQVFITAGFSGGLGLALSVLKLAGRTAWFEEPGFPWSRKGLELAGLSVAPIPVDADGIDIDRGIRDHRDAKLALVTPGQQAPLGFTLSLERRLRLLEWAAANSAWIIEDDYLSELQLAGRAAPALASLDRDGRVIHIGSFSKTISPSLRLGFLIAPVELTSRFADIAACLAPAPAPALQRATAEFIREGHYMRHLRRTKRAYAAKRQAILDCLSMSADANQLAAPGLAVLLRLPRGVPDVAVARELLAFGISPSPLSAWYASADNAGTGLLLGVATAPTRNIDLTCGRLFDVIDRFEARGRA
- a CDS encoding HD domain-containing protein, whose translation is MKGLGILAAGCAVLSLAIARPTPADAAEAATVGDLSEVAIPASPLARDAAEAVRSAEGEFLYQHSVRVYYWAALAGRRKGLKFDPELLYIAAMFHDFGLTAGYGGSHLRYEVDGANAARDFLRKHGVSEAESQKMWFAIALHTTNGVSPHLHPIAALLAEAANMDLVGAGYNDFTAAQRSAVDAVHPHPPRFAEDFLQTLYDSLKHRPETTQGTGLADVMAYKDPDFRRRDFSSLMLKSPWAAAK
- a CDS encoding carboxymuconolactone decarboxylase family protein, producing MTPRTLVTAFACAALAIAGPAAAHDGRAETVTPKFDQAIPNIPGKSLVAVEVDYAPGAASPPHAHAKSAFIFAYVVAGAIESKVNDGDTRVYRAGESWSEPPGATHSVSRNASSSSPARLLAVFVVDSDDKTLTTPLEVGPKRSEPMSQRLDYNRVAPGGAKALGGVYAYVMQSGLDAELVDLVYLRVSQINGCAYCLDMHTRDLVKKGVKIEKLALVQAWREGGSLFTEVERAALAWAESVTLVAETGVPDSAYEAARSVFDEKQLVDLTIAISLMNGYNRMAISFRNRPQAVHES
- a CDS encoding HD domain-containing protein; translated protein: MTIAERAGMKIPDSKLAREVTQFIRDTESDLLFRHSQRVYCWGALMGARTGLSFDPELLYAAAMFHDIGLTEHYGHSHHRFEVDGANAARDFLRQRGISERNVETVWNAVALHTTPGIPEFIRPEIALVQAGAGMDVAGRGYETFTDAQRDAVVAAFPREDDFKHGIIDAFYQGMKHRPDSTFGTFNDDVLAFKDPQFRRIDMCSVILASSWSG
- a CDS encoding NADP-dependent oxidoreductase, whose amino-acid sequence is MKAIVVTDLAAGTAGMKLVERPAPQPSINDVVVQIHAAGFVNTELDWPSTWTDRLDRDRTPSIPGHELAGVVTALGYGTTGLSVGQRVFGLSDWSRDGTLAEYAAIEARNLAPLPGDVDFATGASLPISGLTAWQGLVVHGQLRAGQAVVAHGAAGAVGSMVTQLARELGAYVIGTGRGADRQAALDFGANEFVDLDNERLEDVGEVDLVFDLIGGDIAARSARLVRAGGTLVSIVGPSDVRPKEGLAIDFVVEADRAQLTEIVQRVRDGRLRTNIGMVVPLEEAVVAFNPTKRRPGKTVICVHP
- a CDS encoding AraC family transcriptional regulator; this encodes MSQVDWLSTLLQMITISGRIEVRCAYGAPWRVAWDRAPAREIPYHVVLKGKAIIEDPEGRTVRELAGGDIVLLPHGSSHVLHDGSGNAPAPTHERFVAGLMVSENDSHGEPLDMLCGRFLVGPPHDRLIRSYLPTDLIVRAGNDDDPPGAVPASTQLADLVGLMRMESAGDKAGAQAVLNSLSSALFALVLRAASASNQVSEGLLALAGHVRLAPAISAMFADPARAWSQPDLAGLCGMSRATFVRHFQDKLGRSAADLLIDIRMSLAANELKKPGVGTEAVADLVGYQSVSAFRRVFSATMGMTPGQWRRQARETA
- a CDS encoding nitroreductase family protein encodes the protein MTNQVIENILGRSAAKYYDPTAVLSDEQIRELVRIGTSAPTSFHLQNWRFIAVRTPEAKARLSPIAWSQPPITEAAVTFIIIIGQLADASVVPHRLAPVVEAGIMPAHLIPEWENPARGLYDSNAQLQRDEAIRTATFGAAAIIYAARSLGWGSTPMIGFDFDAVSREFSLADNEVPALLLSVGPERQGNWPQKPRLPVLDVLHFA
- a CDS encoding carboxymuconolactone decarboxylase family protein produces the protein MPRTTALRPEHIPAESRPALDTFTKNIGFTPNMMTAFAHSPIAFNAWATLLGSLSKALDVKTRDSIGLAVSEVNGCNYCLTVHSYTAEHMAKLPEDEIILARKGHASEPKRDAAVQFARKVIETRGHVTDADLEAVVGAGYTHANVMEIVALVAMFSLTNFFNNVFDPEKDFPAVWPAGSL
- a CDS encoding DUF3788 family protein translates to MTEAIEMEDAPRIGARITDKSAIPDDEMVHSWIGTEAFAYWLELRAWIEQFYPGLFMPEWLYGGQNKGWSLRYKNIKAFCTFCP